In Aspergillus oryzae RIB40 DNA, chromosome 6, one genomic interval encodes:
- a CDS encoding TIM-barrel enzyme family protein (predicted TIM-barrel enzyme, possibly a dioxygenase), translating to MPRPTTRQEVLDRLRKTVADGKIIVGAGAGIGLTAKFIEKGGADLILVYNSGRFRMAGRGSLAGMMPYSDANQVVVEMASEVLPIVENTPVLAGVCGTDPFRDMRTFLTELRRLGFIGVQNFPTVGLIDGKFRQNLEETGMGYDREVEMIRIAHEMDLVTTPYAFTVDEGERMARAGADIIVVHVGLTTSGTIGAQTALSLDDCVTIIQEIRDAVVKINPEIIVLCHGGPLAGPKDAEYVLKRTKGVHGFYGASSMERLPVEMAIQENAEAFKKLQVNV from the exons ATGCCCCGCCCAACCACCCGCCAAGAAGTGCTGGATCGTCTCCGCAAAACTGTCGCGGATGGGAAGATcattgttggtgctggtgctg GAATTGGCTTAACTGCCAAGTTTATTGAGAAGGGCGGCGCGGACCTCATCCTTGTGTATAACTCGGGCCGGTTCCGTATGGCTGGTCGAGGGTCGTTGGCGGGGATGATGCCTTATTCTGATGCTAATcaggttgttgttgaaatG GCCTCCGAAGTCCTCCCCATCGTCGAAAACACCCCCGTCCTAGCCGGAGTCTGCGGCACCGACCCTTTCCGTGACATGCGCACTTTCCTCACCGAACTGCGCCGGCTCGGCTTCATCGGTGTCCAAAATTTCCCCACAGTAGGGCTCATCGACGGCAAGTTCCGCCAGAACCTCGAGGAAACCGGTATGGGCTACGACCGGGAGGTGGAGATGATTCGGATCGCGCACGAGATGGACCTCGTCACGACGCCGTACGCCTTTACCGTGGATGAAGGTGAGCGGATGGCGCGCGCCGGCGCGgacatcatcgtcgtccACGTGGGGTTGACGACGTCTGGGACGATTGGCGCGCAGACGGCGCTATCCTTGGATGACTGTGTTACCATCATTCAGGAGATTAGGGATGCGGTTGTGAAGATTAATCCGGAGATTATTGTGCTGTGCCATGGTGGGCCGTTGGCGGGACCTAAAGATGCGGAGTATGtgttgaagaggacgaagggTGTGCATGGGTTTTATGGCGCGAGTAGTATGGAGAGATTGCCAGTGGAGATGGCCATTCAGGAGAATGCGGAGGCGTTTAAGAAGTTGCAGGTTAATGTTTAG
- a CDS encoding uncharacterized protein (predicted protein), with translation MPGVLAETTLSVSDGPLTSENAAYLRPSDPNLPVEELRKRYDEDGYLFLKQVLPREDILEACKAYFEYLAPTGVLQEGTEPVEGVFNRTKSIDDYPGIGAGHVGGNGRPGGDSAAQFVDKAIEAHYKDWYTKNVVNHPALYDFIAKFTGWGNDTLTFKRTLLRNNIPGSKPIGVHYDQIFLRYGEPTAVTAWVPIGDIKINGGGLIYLENGDSIGQKIEDDFTAKALKAGLTQEEAKSAFNSNMMSTGLLSEFPAEFAKENNRRWLVSAYEAGDVVLHKPHVIHASTINNDEDNVIRLATDLRFCDSSKPYDKRWMNYYRFNDGV, from the exons ATGCCCGGAGTTCTAGCCGAGACTACCCTGTCCGTCAGCGATGGTCCCTTAACCTCTGAGAACGCAGCGTACCTGCGCCCCTCCGACCCTAACCTCCCCGTCGAGGAACTCCGCAAGCGCTACGATGAGGACGGCTACCTCTTCCTGAAGCAGGTGCTGCCCCGcgaagatatcctggaagCCTGCAAGGCCTATTTCGAGTACCTCGCTCCTACTGGCGTTCTGCAGGAGGGCACCGAGCCTGTGGAGGGAGTCTTTAACCGGACGAAGTCCATCGACGATTATCCCGGCATTGGAGCCGGCCATGTGGGCGGCAATGGCCGCCCTGGTGGAGACAGCGCGGCACAGTTTGTCGACAAGGCCATCGAGGCCCATTACAAGGACTGGTACACTAAGAACGTGGTTAACCACCCCGCTTTGTACGATTTTATCGCCAAGTTCACCGGCTGGGGTAACGATACTTTGACCTTCAAGCGGACGCTCCTGAGAAACAATATCCCTGGTTCGAAGCCCATTGGTGTCCACTATGATCAGATCTTCCTTCGCTATGGAGAGCCGACGGCTGTGACTGCTTGGGTGCCTATTGGTGATATTAAGATTAATGGTGGAGGTTTGATTTATCTTGAGAATG GTGACTCCATCGGTCAgaagattgaagatgatttcactgccaaggcattgaaggctGGTCTGACGCAAGAAGAGGCCAAGTCGGCCTTCAACTCGAATATGATGTCTACCGGTCTGCTCTCGGAGTTCCCGGCTGAGTTTGCTAAGGAAAACAACCGGCGCTGGCTTGTCTCGGCCTACGAAGCGGGCGATGTGGTCTTGCACAAGCCTCATGTT ATCCACGCGTCGACCATCAACAACGATGAGGACAACGTCATCCGTCTTGCAACTGATCTGCGATTCTGCGATTCCTCGAAGCCATATGATAAG AGATGGATGAACTACTACAGATTTAACGACGGTGTTTGA
- a CDS encoding adenosylhomocysteinase (S-adenosylhomocysteine hydrolase), translating to MAAPAHQFKVADISLAAFGRREIELAEIEMPGLMAIRRRYAADQPLAGARIAGCLHMTIQTAVLIETLVALGAEVTWTSCNIFSTQDHAAAAIAAAGVPVFAWKGETDEEYNWCLEQQLSAFKDGKKLNLILDDGGDLTSLVHEKYPEQLKDCYGLSEETTTGVHHLYKMMKENKLLVPAINVNDSVTKSKFDNLYGCRESLIDGIKRATDVMIAGKVAVVAGYGDVGKGCAQALHSMGARVLVTEIDPINALQAAVQGFEVTTMEKAAPLGQIFVTTTGCRDILVGKHFEVMRNDAIVCNIGHFDIEIDVAWLKANAKSVQNIKPQVDRYLMANGRHIILLAEGRLVNLGCATGHSSFVMSCSFSNQVLAQIALYKAEDAEFGKKYVEFGTTGKKPVGVYVLPKVLDEQVALCHLEHVNAELSKLTPVQAEYLGLPAEGPYKADHYRY from the exons ATGGCTGCTCCCGCTCACCAGTTCAAGGTCGCCGACATC TCCCTGGCCGCCTTCGGTCGCCGCGAGATCGAGCTCGCCGAGATTGAGATGCCCGGTCTGATGGCCATCCGTCGCAGATACGCCGCTGACCAGCCTCTCGCCGGTGCCCGCATTGCTGGCTGTCTTCACATGACCATCCAGACTGCTGTCCTCATTGAGACCCTCGTTGCCCTTGGTGCTGAGGTTACCTGGACCAGCtgcaacatcttctccacccaGGACCACGCCGCCGCTGCCATCGCCGCTGCCGGTGTCCCTGT CTTCGCCTGGAAGGGTGAGACCGATGAGGAGTACAACTGGTGCTTGGAGCAGCAGCTCTCTGCCTTCAAGgatggcaagaagctcaacctcatcctcgatgaCGGTGGTGACCTCACCTCCCTCGTCCACGAGAAGTACCCTGAGCAGCTCAAGGACTGCTACGGTCTCTCCGAGGAGACCACCACTGGTGTCCACCACCTCtacaagatgatgaaggagaacaagCTCCTCGTCCCCGCCATCAACGTCAACGACTCCGTCACCAAGTCCAAGTTCGACAACCTCTACGGTTGCCGTGAGTCCCTCATTGACGGTATCAAGCGTGCTACCGACGTCATGATCGCCGGAAAGGTCGCTGTTGTTGCCGGTTACGGTGACGTCGGCAAGGGCTGTGCCCAGGCTCTCCACAGCATGGGTGCCCGCGTCCTTGTCACCGAGATTGACCCCATCAACGCTCTCCAGGCCGCTGTCCAGGGCTTCGAGGTTACCACCATGGAGAAGGCCGCTCCCCTTGGTCAGATCTtcgtcaccaccaccggttGCCGTGACATCCTCGTTGGCAAGCACTTCGAGGTCATGCGCAACGATGCCATCGTCTGCA ACATTGGTCACTTCGACATTGAGATTGATGTCGCTTGGCTCAAGGCTAACGCCAAGTCCGTCCAGAACATCAAGCCCCAGGTTGACCGCTACCTGATGGCCAACGGCCGccacatcatcctccttgctGAGGGTCGTCTTGTCAACCTTGGCTGTGCCACTGGTCACTCCTCTTTCGTCATGTCCTgctccttctccaaccagGTCCTCGCCCAGATCGCCCTCTACAAGGCCGAGGATGCTGAGTTTGGCAAGAAGTACGTCGAGTTCGGCACCACTGGCAAGAAGCCCGTCGGTGTCTACGTCCTCCCCAAGGTCCTCGACGAACAGGTTGCTCTGTGCCACCTTGAGCACGTCAACGCCGAGCTCTCCAAGCTCACCCCTGTCCAGGCCGAGTACCTTGGTCTCCCTGCCGAGGGTCCCTACAAGGCCGACCACTACCGCTACTAA
- a CDS encoding uncharacterized protein (predicted protein), which translates to MKFQTLFSLATVGLAFATPVHNLEARDDYTNCVINLAKEAVSNGCGSLPVCRVLPHFVQCMQNGLEQLDSGFFVITGFPTLLVGCTTDAQKALTENEFRELSDALSPLVEESVAQCSAQ; encoded by the exons ATGAAGTTCCAAACCCTGTTCTCACTCGCCACTGTTGGCCTTGCATTCGCGACCCCAGTTCACAACCTCGAGGCGCGCGATGACTACACCAACTGTGTCATCAATTTGGCGAAAGAGGCAGTCTCCAATGGGTGTGGGAGCCTTCCTGTGTGCCGGGTGCTGCCGCATTTTGTACAATGTATGCAGAATGGACTTGAGCAACTTGATTCCGGCTTTTTTGTTATCACTGGGTTTCCAACGCTTTTGGTCGGTTGC ACCACCGACGCACAGAAAGCTCTGACGGAGAATGAGTTCCGCGAACTAAGCGACGCACTCTCGCCGCTTGTGGAGGAAAGTGTAGCCCAATGTTCAGCACAGTGA
- a CDS encoding uncharacterized protein (predicted protein), with product MKIQTLCSLAAVGLAFAKPIHNLEERADVADVLKCAGDTVQKGLSVALDNVSQSNIKLEGLDGLISCITNAAAEVTDIATITQDPLGWLHSLDCTEQFLGGAEGLAELGHNVQQVENLLSVVAAQTVGGIVKCGSSKSI from the exons ATGAAGATCCAGACGCTGTGTTCGCTCGCCGCTGTAGGCCTTGCCTTCGCTAAACCGATTCACAACCTCGAGGAGCGCGCTGATGTTGCGGATGTCTTGAAATGTGCCGGCGATACCGTGCAGAAAGGGCTCAGCGTAGCGTTGGATAATGTTTCTCAGTCAAATATCAAACTGGAGGGGCTGGACGGGTTAATATCATGCATCACCAACGCTGCTGCCGAGGTCACCGATATTGCGACTATTACTCAGGATCCGTTAGGATGGCTGCACTCTTTGGACTGC ACGGAACAATTCTTGGGAGGCGCGGAGGGCCTGGCAGAATTAGGGCATAACGTGCAGCAAGTGGAAAACCTTCTCTCCGTGGTCGCGGCGCAGACTGTGGGAGGTATAGTCAAATGTGGTTCTTCTAAGAGCATTTGA
- a CDS encoding transient receptor potential ion channel family protein (predicted protein), with protein sequence MRPIPQIIYLIVLLASQLVTADEYIESRALSLCSNSLEFTATYFNVKFTPKNRTIALSFNGRSSISGKVIAELIITVYGYTAMTKVLNPCDMDLEGLCPVRAGEIPVMNTNIKIPDSVISQIPGIAYTVPDLDASVRVFINSSDTGRSITCLEAELSNGKTVYQPGVGWTTAIISGLGLAASAVTSALGHSKAAIHIATNVLSLFGFMQSQAMFGMSSVHMPPIVQLWTQNFQWSMGIVRVGFLETLCTWYQRSTGGRPSTLIVNHSKKSIQILKKRFHGTLLKRAGKSGADTHKSIVIRGIQRVGYKAGIESTNIFLTGLIFFVFFATLAMICVAIFSVIRKSLVKSGKIKNDEVKWNFIPKGILFRVILIGYPQICILCLWEFTQHDSPAEVILAAVMLLTTTVAIGFATQKVVRLAKQSVKLYGNAAYTLYTDPACLNKWGFLYVQYQAKAYYFIMPALVYVIVKSMFISLSQAAPVVQTIALVIIEALMLISVSILRPWMNKKTDIYNISIAAINFVNAIFLLIFSNVFSQPGILTGVMGVVFFAYNAVFSLVLLVLMLIASIYAVLSKNPDIRYQPMRDDRESFIRSQSQHQLGTELDALGAAARGEKHSNHDNSIPSLVDPMDRHGHGNEPNGEDRLEANQPSSDILGSEALGYQNNRRKHIPHCRKFYRPGRCKPPTNPDVILPTDVSRACSTSSPWNRGAGYD encoded by the exons ATGCGACCAATACCACAGATCATCTACCTGATTGTGCTGCTTGCTTCGCAGCTGGTAACAGCTGACGAATATATCGAGTCCAGAGCACTAAGTTTGTGCTCCAACAGTTTGGAGTTTACAGCGACGTACTTCAATGTAAAGTTCACACCGAAGAATCGTACCATTGCATTGAGCTTTAATGGAAGGTCATCTATATCTGGCAAAGTTATTGCAGAGTTGATTATTACCGTCTACGGCTACACCGCCATGACCAAGGTGTTGAACCCTTGTGATATGGATCTTGAAGGGCTTTGCCCGGTGAGGGCCGGTGAGATCCCGGTGATGAATACCAACATCAAAATACCCGACTCAGTTATTTCGCAGATTCCTG GTATTGCCTATACAGTCCCGGACTTGGATGCCTCCGTGCGCGTTTTCATCAACTCCTCCGATACAGGAAGAAGTATTACTTGTCTCGAAGCAGAGCTTTCGAATGGCAAAACAGTTTATCAGCCCGGGGTTGGTTGGACGACGGCTATAATTTCTGGTCTGGGTCTGGCTGCCTCTGCAGTCACCTCTGCGCTTGGCCACTCAAAGGCTGCCATACACATAGCAACCAATGTTCTCTCGCTTTTTGGATTCATGCAGTCACAAGCAATGTTTGGAATGTCGTCAGTTCACATGCCTCCGATTGTGCAGTTGTGGACTCAGAACTTTCAATGGAGCATGGGCATCGTTCGTGTCggcttcttggagacttTATGTACTTGGTATCAAAGGTCCACAGGTGGACGGCCTTCGACTCTCATTGTCAACCACTCTAAAAAGTCGATTCAAATTCTCAAAAAGCGATTTCATGGCACTTTGCTAAAGCGAGCCGGTAAATCTGGAGCAGATACACATAAAAGCATTGTGATACGCGGCATCCAACGTGTCGGGTATAAGGCAGGAATTGAATCTACCAACATCTTCTTGACAGgtttgatcttcttcgtcttctttgcCACACTTGCAATGATCTGTGTTGCAATATTCAGTGTCATTCGTAAGTCTCTAGTCAAGTCTgggaagatcaagaatgatgaagtCAAATGGAACTTCATTCCAAAGGGAATCCTATTCCGGGTAATCCTGATTGGGTACCCTCAGATATGCATACTCTGTTTGTGGGAATTTACTCAACATGACTCTCCCGCTGAGGTTATTCTTGCCGCCGTCATGCTCTTGACTACCACAGTTGCCATAGGATTTGCAACACAAAAGGTCGTCCGTCTGGCGAAACAGTCAGTGAAACTATACGGAAACGCTGCATACACTCTCTATACTGACCCTGCCTGTTTGAATAAGTGGGGCTTTCTATACGTGCAATATCAAGCCAAGGCTTACTACTTCATTATGCCAGCCCTTGTCTATGTCATAGTGAAATCAATGTTTATCAGCCTGAGCCAAGCAGCCCCTGTGGTGCAAACCATAGCATTGGTAATTATCGAGGCATTGATGCTGATCTCGGTCAGCATCCTGAGACCCTGGATGAACAAGAAGACTGACATATACAACATCTCCATTGCAGCTATCAATTTTGTTAATGCTATCTTCCTGCTTATCTTTTCGAATGTCTTCAGCCAACCTGGCATTCTGACTGGCGTGATGGgagttgttttctttgcctACAACGCAGTGTTCTCACTAGTCCTTCTGGTTCTCATGTTAATTGCTTCCATCTACGCCGTCCTATCAAAGAACCCAGACATTCGATACCAACCGATGAGGGACGATCGTGAGTCGTTTATTAGGTCACAGTCCCAACATCAGCTGGGTACCGAGTTGGATGCCTTGGGTGCCGCCGCTCGCGGTGAAAAGCATTCTAATCACGACAACTCCATCCCAAGTTTAGTTGATCCTATGGACAGACATGGACATGGTAACGAACCGAACGGTGAAGATAGGCTAGAAGCGAACCAGCCTTCATCAGATATTCTTGGGAGTGAAGCTCTGGGATATCAAAATAACCGTCGCAAACATATACCGCATTGCCGAAAATTCTATCGGCCAGGCCGCTGCAAGCCCCCTACAAACCCCGATGTTATACTGCCTACGGACGTTAGCAGGGCTTGCAGCACGTCGAGTCCATGGAACAGAGGAGCTGGATATGACTAA
- a CDS encoding Tm-1-like ATP-binding domain-containing protein (uncharacterized conserved protein), translated as MNNKMQSPTILLLGTFDTKTPELTYTHQTLLTQTPQPNILVLDVSHHPPPTTTTSVTDLNITHTIPQKDLPGQRAEYIKAASEHATTIVADLYKENKIHGIISIGGSCGTNIATAAMRNALPVGFPKLMVSTMASGDVKPYVEETDVTMMYSVVDIAGRNWILEGILRNAACAIFGMAGGYYKSLLKSQSHREGGNGGSRGKKRVGITMFGVTTPGVDRIRAHLEDVYGFEVYVFHATGAGGKAMERLIREGQLDAVVDLTTSEVVDEVMGGVLSAGPERLVAAARAGIPQVVSVGACDMVNFGPRNTIPERYEGRLIYEHNPTVTLVRPNAEETVAVAKFIAEKLRSCAVKPELIRLVLPTGGISMIDTPGQPFYDPEVDEVLFLTLEKELDGTGISILRDPRAINDPEFAVSVADMLGDLVKSL; from the coding sequence ATGAATAACAAAATGCAATCCCCCACAATCCTCCTCCTAGGAACCTTCGACACCAAAACTCCCGAATTAACCTACACccaccaaaccctcctcacccaAACCCCGCAACCAAACATCCTAGTCCTAGACGTCAGCCACCACCccccaccaacaacaacaacctcagTAACCGACCTAAATATCACCCACACAATCCCCCAAAAAGACCTCCCCGGCCAACGAGCCGAATACATAAAAGCCGCCTCCGAGCACGCCACCACCATCGTCGCAGATTTatacaaggaaaacaaaatccACGGCATTATTTCCATAGGCGGGTCATGCGGGACGAATATCGCGACGGCGGCGATGCGGAATGCCCTTCCTGTTGGGTTCCCGAAGCTGATGGTCTCGACGATGGCGAGCGGAGATGTCAAGCCGTATGTTGAGGAGACAGATGTAACGATGATGTATAGCGTTGTTGATATTGcggggaggaattggattCTGGAGGGGATATTGCGGAATGCTGCGTGTGCCATATTTGGGATGGCGGGGGGATATTATAAATCTTTGCTGAAGTCTCAGAGTCACAGAGAGGGTGGTAATGGGGGTTCccggggaaagaagagggttGGAATTACTATGTTTGGGGTGACGACGCCGGGGGTGGATCGCATTCGAGCCCATTTAGAGGATGTCTACGGGTTTGAAGTCTATGTGTTTCATGCGACGGGGGCTGGGGGCAAGGCGATGGAACGGCTGATACGGGAAGGGCAGCTGGATGCTGTTGTGGATTTGACGACAAgtgaggttgttgatgaggttATGGGGGGTGTGCTCTCTGCTGGGCCGGAGCGGTTGGTTGCTGCTGCGAGGGCAGGCATTCCGCAGGTGGTCAGTGTTGGGGCTTGCGATATGGTCAATTTTGGACCACGAAATACCATCCCCGAGCGGTATGAGGGACGGTTGATCTATGAGCATAATCCGACGGTGACGCTGGTGAGGCCCAATGCTGAAGAGACGGTGGCGGTGGCCAAATTTATTGCGGAGAAGTTGAGGTCTTGTGCTGTCAAGCCGGAGTTGATTCGTTTGGTGCTTCCTACTGGGGGAATTAGTATGATTGATACCCCTGGACAGCCGTTTTATGATCCCGAGGTCGATGAGGTGTTGTTTCTTAcgttggagaaggagttggatggGACTGGTATTTCTATTCTTAGGGACCCGAGAGCTATCAATGATCCCGAGTTTGCGGTCAGTGTGGCGGATATGCTGGGAGATTTGGTCAAATCATTGTAA
- a CDS encoding uncharacterized protein (predicted protein): MSQIRLTGAIWSPVDGQTPKSIPESAGRQTYPTSGALEPRGELHPDLSRDDSLSSISDVTRLLSCDDLASVPLNSDAYYTVSTPCSLHVVNIITFHVQFSHELYRFFMYRLLKHFLRSEMDTLRTFFDWIWPIDTQHRPLQPVQEPMRLETPQICLGHLFSKDIYGDDVGIPLYYFNIVQGRDNAVKVIITTSKAGAAGAAYYQAVCGFSTVAIFAICQRALRRCREADPIFSFRRALTVSDADRFLDQDPVLVLSFRFLVLPLGYAVPACHSLLRSSYPFSFWYDSQHQVKADEINKPLTNHKQCTTISIILGAYVTHLQPQQNKNTNKQTKNSIAWARTTTLYLPLPISLSATTTILPILTPILLFLARFLSNQSTTGANTPTFRNRFITSVISYLLTILPSGLATLALTYLFAPDLLVCQLNNQWQSYYHNKDSRAIRAIQDSLHCCGFRSVKDRAWPFKDRTHDDDACVEQIGYARACLGPWEQEDKGAAWMVLWAAVLILVVKVGWGEQIQIDLSGFLVQRIRRRVRSMQTRMEMWVMIGLLISCRSRASRRMMMFGADK; this comes from the exons ATGTCGCAGATAAGACTAACTGGTGCAATTTGGAGTCCAGTCGATGGACAGACACCAAAGAGTATCCCTGAGTCGGCTGGCCGGCAAACCTACCCGACATCAGGAGCTCTAGAACCTCGGGGTGAACTTCATCCCGATCTTTCAAGAGACGATTCCCTGAGCAGTATATCGGACGTTACCAGACTGCTCAGTTGTGATGACCTGGCATCCGTTCCACTCAACAGTGATGCCTATTACACCGTCTCAACCCCCTGTTCCTTGCACGTGGTGAACATCATCACTTTCCACGTACAATTCTCTCATGAATTGTACCGCTTCTTCATGTACCGACTGTTGAAGCATTTCCTGCGGAGTGAAATGGACACGCTGAGGACCTTCTTCGATTGGATTTGGCCAATCGACACCCAGCACCGTCCCTTGCAGCCAGTCCAGGAACCAATGCGTCTTGAAACACCTCAGATCTGTCTCGGACACCTCTTTTCCAAGGATATCTATGGAGACGACGTTGGCATCCCGCTGTACTATTTTAATATTGTACAAGGCAGGGACAACGCGGTGAAAGTCATCATCACCACGTCGAAGGCTGGGGCTGCGGGGGCAGCATACTATCAGGCTGTCTGTGGATTCTCCACCGTGGCGATCTTCGCCATCTGTCAAAGAGCATTGAGAAGATGTCGAGAGGCAGATCCCATCTTCTCATTCAGGAGAGCTCTGACTGTATCTGATGCAGACAGGTTTCTTGACCAAGATCCAGT ActggttctttcttttcgtttcttggtGCTTCCTCTT GGCTATGCAGTCCCTGCATGTCACAGTCTCTTACG CTCCTCCtaccctttctctttctggtaCGACTCCCAACACCAAGTAAAAGCAGATGAAATTAACAAACCATTAACAAACCACAAACAGTGTACAACCATCTCCATTATCCTCGGCGCGTATGtcacccatctccaaccccaacaaaacaaaaacactaacaaacaaaccaaaaacaGTATCGCCTGGGCGAGGACTACCACCCTTTACCTCCCCCTCccaatttccctttcagcAACCACAACAATTCTACCCATTTTAACCCCAATTCTCTTATTCCTAGCCAGATTCCTCTCCAACCAATCCACAACAGGCGCCAACACCCCGACCTTCCGAAACCGCTTCATAACCTCTGTAATCTCCTACCTTCTCACAATCCTCCCATCCGGCCTTGCAACTCTCGCCCTAACCTATCTCTTCGCCCCGGACCTTCTAGTCTGCCAGCTAAACAACCAATGGCAATCCTACTACCACAACAAGGATTCGCGCGCCATACGCGCTATCCAGGATAGCTTACATTGCTGCGGATTCAGAAGTGTCAAGGATAGAGCATGGCCATTCAAGGACAGGACCCACGACGACGATGCCTGTGTGGAACAGATTGGGTATGCCAGGGCTTGTTTGGGGCCGTGGGAGCAGGAGGATAAGGGCGCCGCGTGGATGGTGCTCTGGGCTGCGGTTTTGATTTTGGTTGTCAAG GTTGGATGGGGAGAGCAAATACAAATCGATTTATCAGGATTTCTGGTGCAGAGGATCaggaggagggtgaggagcATGCAAACGCGAATGGAAATGTGGGTGATGATCGGCCTACTCATCAGTTGCCGCAGCCGGGCCAGTCGACGCATGATGATGTTTGGAGCCGATAAGTGA
- a CDS encoding uncharacterized protein (predicted protein), with product MKFQTLCSLATLGLAFANPIQNRGQDFTDCVTGVVKKGVTQGCATLPKACGVLDEFTACTTDATAQVTDITDLDQRRSEWLASLNSCGQTLWDGLKNAGVSEVELNTLQVSFLEMTSESLTSCSKSA from the exons ATGAAGTTTCAAACCCTCTGCTCCCTCGCCACCTTAGGCCTTGCCTTCGCCAACCCAATCCAAAACCGCGGTCAAGATTTCACCGACTGCGTCACAGGCGTCGTGAAGAAAGGCGTTACCCAAGGCTGCGCAACCCTTCCCAAGGCATGCGGCGTGCTGGACGAGTTCACAGCATGTACTACCGACGCTACTGCCCAAGTCACTGATATCACGGATCTTGACCAGCGTCGCTCAGAATGGCTGGCGTCTTTGAACAGCTGC GGCCAGACCTTATGGGACGGGCTGAAGAACGCGGGAGTCTCGGAGGTTGAGTTGAACACACTGCAAGTATCATTCTTGGAGATGACGAGCGAGAGTTTGACTAGCTGCTCCAAGTCTGCGTAG